A single window of Granulicella mallensis MP5ACTX8 DNA harbors:
- the pgeF gene encoding peptidoglycan editing factor PgeF translates to MAGLEQTPGIVRIEKWAEYPWLHAGFSTRQGGSSSVYGEGELNLGWTPEDQAETVAENRRRFAGTVTGEHSLELVTIRQIHGNVVCAVEADHGPLATEEGKAVLQGDGLMTDLKELLLGIQTADCTPVLVADTQARVVAAFHAGWRGTRAQIVEQGIAAMKLRYGSRSSDLIAAIGPAIGPCCFEVGPEVRSKFESEFAYAPELFSEVGSQIHLDLFEANRRQLLDAGVAAEKISVVGECTACTRLSDGRRKYFSHRSEHGFTGRMLNVIGVTELR, encoded by the coding sequence ATGGCAGGCTTAGAGCAAACCCCCGGTATCGTCAGGATCGAAAAGTGGGCGGAGTATCCATGGCTACATGCGGGATTCAGCACTCGGCAGGGCGGCAGTTCCAGCGTCTACGGCGAAGGGGAGTTGAATCTTGGCTGGACGCCTGAGGATCAGGCGGAGACGGTAGCGGAGAACCGCAGAAGGTTTGCGGGTACCGTCACGGGCGAGCATTCCCTGGAGCTGGTTACGATTCGCCAGATCCACGGCAACGTGGTCTGCGCGGTAGAGGCCGATCATGGCCCGCTGGCAACGGAAGAGGGTAAGGCGGTCCTGCAGGGCGACGGCCTGATGACCGATCTCAAAGAGTTACTGCTCGGAATACAGACCGCGGACTGCACGCCGGTACTGGTGGCGGACACGCAGGCGCGGGTAGTTGCGGCGTTCCACGCCGGCTGGCGCGGAACACGGGCACAGATCGTTGAACAGGGCATTGCGGCAATGAAGCTCCGGTATGGCTCGCGTTCCAGCGACCTTATCGCTGCCATCGGTCCAGCGATCGGTCCCTGCTGTTTTGAGGTGGGTCCAGAGGTTCGGTCGAAGTTTGAGAGTGAGTTTGCCTATGCGCCGGAGCTCTTTTCCGAAGTTGGCTCGCAGATTCATCTCGATCTATTTGAGGCCAATCGAAGGCAGTTGCTCGATGCGGGCGTTGCAGCCGAGAAGATCAGTGTCGTTGGGGAATGCACGGCTTGCACGCGGCTGAGCGATGGCCGTCGGAAATACTTCTCTCACCGCAGCGAACACGGATTTACGGGCCGCATGTTGAACGTCATCGGGGTAACCGAACTTCGCTAA